Proteins encoded within one genomic window of Candidatus Thiopontia autotrophica:
- the mreD gene encoding rod shape-determining protein MreD has protein sequence MMAYTSRRKTQANVAWSMAAILVAGAIILTVVPLPEYLRPFRPHWIILALFYLGVFSPMQSGIVRSWLLGVVVDVLTGTLMGMHALTFSLTTFITLRFHLQLRVFVVAQQMITITILILLNLIVEIMIRAATGNLVDTIYFWGPLISTPLFWPPVYILASRLTRLLNER, from the coding sequence ATGATGGCATACACAAGCAGGCGCAAGACCCAGGCCAATGTAGCATGGAGCATGGCTGCCATTCTTGTTGCAGGGGCAATTATTTTGACCGTGGTTCCTCTCCCAGAATATCTGCGTCCATTCCGTCCTCACTGGATCATCCTGGCCCTGTTTTATCTGGGAGTGTTCAGCCCAATGCAAAGTGGGATAGTAAGAAGCTGGTTGCTTGGAGTTGTAGTTGATGTATTAACCGGCACTCTTATGGGGATGCATGCACTTACATTCTCTCTGACAACCTTCATCACCCTTCGGTTTCACCTGCAACTTCGTGTATTTGTCGTTGCCCAACAGATGATTACCATAACTATTCTGATACTGCTCAATTTAATAGTTGAGATCATGATTCGTGCTGCAACAGGAAATCTGGTTGATACAATATATTTCTGGGGACCTCTCATCTCTACTCCTCTCTTCTGGCCTCCTGTATATATTCTGGCAAGCCGCCTGACCAGGCTACTTAACGAGCGATGA